One part of the Natronincola ferrireducens genome encodes these proteins:
- a CDS encoding UPF0182 family membrane protein produces MNKRKKILIASVSVAFFVFVMFFTEIINFIADYQWFSELGYEEVFLTKLKTQLTLGVPVFIVATILYYVYLIVLKKDYYKKTQVYEVGLSEKRINKILIIPSVVLGFITASSTAGRLWFNLLNYFHAEEFAITDPIFQKDISFYIFKLPVLEQLLSALIGLLVSLVLVTFIFYVIMFVIKQPTYYTSEEETKWNKSFIKGFTELGIKQLTVIGILFFIIIAANHYLAAYNLLYSTTGAVYGAGYTDIHVTLILYRVQMVIALLSSVALIYGYFKRAWKKAFVVPAMLIVVTVLGNFVAIGVEKLMVDPNVIAKETPYIANNINYTRKAYGLGDVTIRDFDVNNTLTAEDLQNNEETINNIRINDYRPTIESYNQLQAIRPYYQFLDVDIDRYMINGEYTQVFLAPRELDQTRLSDNAKTWINQHLKYTHGYGVALSPVNAVTSQGQPELLIRNIPPVSTVDITIERPEIYFGELTNNYIVINTKEKEFDYPLGGESSAETTYEGTAGIPLAGFNRLLYTLQERSLKLLISNSITSESKIIRHRNVLDRVNKIAPFIHYDDDPYIVIKEGKLYWIIDGYTITGNYPYATPYMGGRNNYIRNSVKVVVDAYNGDTNYYISDEEDPVIKTYSNIFPQLFKSMEEMPEGLKNHIRYPQVLFDIQAEVYETYHVTNPTMFYAGEEVYNIAKEKYAGGEQEIESQYMIMKLPGKAKEEFVLSVPYTPNRMPNMTAILMARNDTENYGELILYRLPKDENIYGPMQIENRIDGDSQISQNLTLWGEGGSQVIRGNLLVIPIEDSILYVEPLYIRAATQNSLPEVKKVIVAYRDQVVMEKTLDLALERIFGKSTSSPSPSQEEGEEETETPEKPTQPPVDAGIEDTVESLIQKANEAFENANRSLREGNWGEYGRYIQELEEVLKQLENYTEN; encoded by the coding sequence ACCTGTTTTTATTGTAGCCACTATACTTTATTATGTTTACTTAATTGTTTTAAAAAAGGACTATTATAAAAAGACACAAGTTTATGAAGTAGGGTTGAGTGAAAAAAGGATCAATAAAATTCTTATCATACCTTCTGTTGTTCTAGGCTTTATTACCGCCTCATCAACAGCAGGGAGGCTGTGGTTTAATCTTCTAAACTACTTCCATGCCGAAGAATTTGCTATAACAGATCCAATTTTTCAAAAAGATATTTCTTTTTATATTTTTAAATTACCCGTACTGGAACAATTATTAAGTGCTTTAATAGGCTTATTAGTATCCTTGGTTTTAGTAACCTTTATTTTTTACGTCATTATGTTTGTTATAAAGCAACCTACTTATTATACCTCTGAAGAGGAAACGAAATGGAATAAGAGCTTTATAAAGGGATTTACTGAGCTAGGGATTAAACAACTAACAGTTATTGGAATTTTATTTTTTATCATTATAGCAGCAAACCATTATCTTGCCGCCTATAATTTGCTTTACTCCACCACAGGGGCCGTATATGGTGCTGGGTATACAGACATCCATGTAACCTTGATTCTCTATAGGGTACAGATGGTCATTGCCCTATTATCATCTGTAGCCCTAATCTACGGTTACTTCAAAAGGGCTTGGAAGAAGGCGTTTGTGGTGCCGGCTATGTTAATTGTTGTTACCGTTTTAGGAAACTTCGTAGCCATAGGTGTGGAAAAACTGATGGTAGACCCCAATGTTATTGCAAAAGAAACACCTTATATTGCAAACAATATAAATTATACAAGAAAGGCCTATGGACTGGGGGATGTCACCATCAGAGATTTTGATGTAAATAATACCCTAACTGCCGAAGATTTACAAAATAATGAAGAAACCATAAATAATATTAGAATCAATGATTATCGACCTACTATAGAATCCTATAACCAACTACAGGCTATTCGACCCTATTATCAGTTTTTGGACGTAGATATCGATAGATACATGATTAATGGAGAGTATACTCAGGTCTTTTTAGCTCCTAGGGAGCTGGATCAAACCAGATTAAGTGATAATGCTAAAACTTGGATTAACCAGCATTTAAAGTACACCCATGGATATGGGGTTGCCTTATCTCCGGTTAACGCTGTTACTAGTCAAGGGCAACCTGAGCTATTGATTAGAAATATTCCCCCGGTAAGCACGGTTGATATAACCATTGAAAGGCCGGAAATTTATTTTGGAGAATTAACCAATAACTATATTGTTATTAACACAAAGGAAAAGGAATTTGATTATCCCTTAGGAGGAGAGTCCAGTGCTGAGACCACCTATGAAGGGACGGCAGGAATTCCTTTGGCAGGTTTCAACAGACTATTATACACCCTACAGGAGAGAAGCTTAAAGCTATTGATATCTAATAGTATTACATCGGAGAGTAAAATCATCCGCCATAGAAATGTATTAGATAGAGTAAACAAGATTGCTCCCTTTATCCATTATGATGATGATCCTTATATTGTTATAAAGGAAGGAAAACTATATTGGATCATCGATGGCTATACCATCACCGGTAACTATCCCTATGCCACACCCTATATGGGGGGAAGAAACAACTATATTAGAAACTCTGTAAAGGTGGTAGTAGATGCCTATAATGGTGATACCAATTATTATATTTCCGATGAAGAGGATCCGGTTATCAAAACCTACAGTAATATATTCCCTCAGCTTTTCAAAAGTATGGAGGAAATGCCAGAAGGGTTAAAAAATCATATTAGATACCCTCAAGTACTGTTTGACATACAGGCAGAGGTATATGAGACCTATCATGTTACCAATCCAACCATGTTCTATGCAGGAGAAGAGGTTTATAATATAGCAAAGGAAAAATATGCTGGAGGGGAACAGGAAATAGAGTCTCAATATATGATTATGAAGCTTCCTGGAAAGGCAAAAGAGGAGTTTGTCCTGTCGGTTCCCTATACACCCAACAGAATGCCTAATATGACAGCTATTCTCATGGCTAGAAATGATACAGAAAATTATGGAGAATTAATTCTTTATAGATTGCCCAAGGATGAAAATATCTATGGTCCAATGCAGATAGAGAACAGAATCGACGGAGATTCACAAATATCTCAAAACCTAACCCTTTGGGGGGAGGGGGGCTCCCAGGTAATTAGAGGAAACCTGTTAGTTATCCCTATCGAGGATTCCATTTTATATGTAGAACCCCTATATATTAGGGCAGCTACACAAAACAGCCTTCCAGAAGTAAAAAAGGTAATTGTAGCCTATCGTGATCAAGTTGTGATGGAAAAAACCTTAGACCTTGCTTTAGAAAGGATATTTGGAAAATCTACTTCTTCTCCATCACCATCCCAAGAGGAGGGAGAAGAGGAAACAGAGACACCTGAAAAACCTACACAACCCCCAGTTGATGCTGGTATAGAAGATACAGTAGAAAGTCTTATCCAGAAGGCTAATGAAGCCTTTGAAAATGCCAACCGTTCTTTGCGGGAAGGAAATTGGGGAGAGTATGGAAGATATATTCAGGAGTTAGAGGAAGTACTAAAGCAATTAGAAAATTATACGGAAAACTAA